The region CGCAGCTTCCCGAGGAACCGTGCCGATGCGTCAATGATCCGCAAATCGATGTGGAAATGGCGCCCGAAAATTTCCCGCACCCACTCGCGCTCCCCGCCGCGGAGGAGGCCGTTGTCCACGAAGATGCAGGTCAACTGCTCGCCGATGGCCTTGTGCAGCAAGGCGGCCGCCACGGAAGAATCGACGCCACCGCTGAGCCCGAGGACCACGCGGTCCTCCCCGACCTGCTCGCAAATATCCGCGCACGCACGCTCGATGAAGGACCCCGTCGTCCAATCAGGTGCGCAGCCGCAGACACCGAGGACGAAATTCTCGATCACCTCGACGCCACGCGGCGTGTGCGAAACCTCGGGGTGGAATTGCAGGCCGTAAAACTTGCGCTTCTCGTCGGCGATGGCGGCAGCCTTGGAATTTTCAGTCGTGCCGGCCACGACGAAACCGCGGGGAAGCTTCGTCACTTTGTCGCCGTGGCTGTTCCACACATCCATGACCTTGGGCAGACCGGCGAACAGCCCGGCCTTGCGGTTGATGGTCAGCCTGCCCGGGCCGAACTCCCTCTCGGTGGACGGCTCCACCGCGCCGCCGAGATCGCGTGAAAGCAACTGCATGCCGTAGCAGATGCCGAGGATGGGAAGCCCGAGGTTGTAAACGGCACGGTCCACACGAGGCGCGTTCTTGGCATAAACGCTGGCCGGTCCACCGGAAAAGATGATGCCGCGCGCCCCGCTGCGCTTGAGTTCGGCGGCGGAAACCGTGTGCGGAAAAATCTCGGAATAAACGCGGCACTCGCGCACGCGGCGGGCAATCACTTGCGTGTATTGCGAACCGAAGTCGAGGATCGCGATTTTGGAATTTGCAGAAGACATCCGGGTGCGTCCGCTGGACCTCAATCGTAGTAGGACCCGAAGCGGTCGCCCATCGGATCGGGGGAGACGAGGCGTCCGCGCCCGGACAGGCCCTCCTCCAGTTTGTTTGTCACGGCTGCTTCCGCCTCGTCGGCGGTCGCACAACCGGAGAGCGCGGCGAGAACCAAGGCACCGAGGGGGAATAGAATCGTTTTGATCATAAGCGGCCGAATTTGAACCAATAGAATACGCGAGTTTACCCGCATCAGCTCAAAAGTCGAACCCCAATCAGCTCATGATCGCGCGGGCAATCTCCTCCTCCCTCGCCTCGCCGAAAAGCCGGTCCACCAATGCCAAACCGAACTCGAGCGCAGTTCCCGCCCCGCGCGACGTGATGACGAGACCGTCTTCGACGACCCGCTCGCCGACCTGCGCGCCGGGCAGTTCGTTGGCCGCCGAAAAATGGGCGGTGAAGCGCTTGCCCTCGAGCAGACCGGCGTCCTCGAGCACGAGAGGACCGGCACAGATCGCGGCAACAGCCTTGCCCTCGGCGACGAAGTTTTTCGCCAGCTGGGCTGCCGTGCCGTCTTGCCGCAAAGCGGCAACCGCAGCACCACCCGGAATCAAAAGCAGGTCGAAGCTCTTCGCATCGACATCGGTCAGCCGCGCGTCCCCGTGCAACACGATGCCGTTGCGTCCGGTGACATGGATCCCGTCGCCGACAACGGCCATGACAACTTCCGCGCCTGCGCGGCGGAGCACATCCACAGGCGCCACAAGTTCCAGCTCTTCCACGCCGTCGGCGAGCAGGGCGAGCACGCGTTTATTCATGGATGCATCTTAATGCAACCGTGCACGTCGGCGCGAGTCTGCGCGCGTGCCATCAGATCACGCTTTCGAGCCGGCGGGCTTCGGCCAGCGCCATGCCGACAACCTGGTCCATGTTGTAGTAGCGGTAAGTCGCCAGCCGCCCGATGAAAGACACGGATGTCTTGGCGTGCCGCAGACCGAGCGGAGAGTGACCGCAGTCGGCCAACTCCTTGTATTTCCGATACAAAGCCGCCGAATCGGGCGCGGGGACGGGATAGTAGGCCTCTTTGCCCGGACCGTAGTCCTCCGGATACTCGCGGACGATCGTGGTATTCGGACACTGCTGCCCGGTGGCGTGTTTGATTTCCACGATGCGCGTGAAGTCCTCGCTGTTGGGATAGTTCACTTGCATCGCCGGCTGCCAGAATCCCGGCTTGCCCGCTATGGCCTCGCGGTCTTTGAGCCGGTCGGGCGTGAAAGACTCCGACTCGAACCGCAAGGAACGGTAAGGCAAAGGGCCGAAGCAAAAGTCGAAATATTCGTCGATCGGTCCGGTGTAAACGAGGTGCTTGAACGCGACCTGCGGCAAGATGTCACGGAAGTCCGTGCCGAGGAGGATCTGGACCTTGTCGGCGCACGCAACCGCCATGCGCTCGAACATTTTCGTATAGCCGTCTTTGGGCAAGGCCTGGAAATCCTCGCGCAGGTAGCGGTCGTCGCGGTTGGTGCGAACCGGAATGCGCCCGCAGACGGAAGCATCAAGATCCCGCGGGTGCCGTCTCCATTGCTTGAGCGTGTAGCCCTCGAAAAATTTCGCGTAAAGCTCGCGACCGACCTGGCTGACGATCACTTCTTCCGAATTGGACGGGTTTTCGATCGGCACGCGGTGAGCCGCGAGCCAGGCTTCCATCTCCTGCGAGGTGGACGAACGCCCGAGAAACTGCTCGAAAGTGTTGAGGTTGATCGGAAAGTTCCAGTATCGGCCGTCGTCGAAAGACAGGATTTTGTAATCGACCGGATGCCAGCCGGTGAATTGCCCGAGATATTCGACGATACGCGGCGCGTTCGTCCGGAAGTAATGCGGACCGTAGGCGTGGATGAGCACGCCCGCCTCGTCATACTTGTCGTAGGCATTGCCGCCGAGATGTCCGCGCTTTTCCACCACGAGACACATCTTGCCGCGGGTTGTGGCGAGCCGCTCGGCGATGGTCAGCCCGGAAAATCCGGCGCCGACAATCAGGACATCGACTTCGATCGGCATAGGGCCGGTGCGCGGGTGCGGGGGCTCAGGCCGCGCGTTGCCGCCAAGCCTCGACGATCTGCCTCACGGTTTCCTCCAGCGAGACGGTGATATCCCACGCGGGGTAATGCCGGCGCATCTTGGCAAGGTTGCTGATGTAGCAGATGTGGTCGCCGATGCGGTTTTCGTCGATATAAGTATAGGCCTGCTTTTTGCCGGTGAATTTTTCCGTCATGGCAAACGCCTCGAGGATGGAGCACGAGTTGTCGCGGCCGCCGCCGATGTTGTAAACCTCGGCCACCCGGGGAGCCTTGAGAAATTCCTCGATGAAGCGGGCCACGTCGTGGCTGTGGATGTTGTCGCGCACCTGTTTTCCCTTGTAGCCGTAAACTTTGTATTCCCTGCCCTCGAGATTGCATTTCACGAGGTAGCTGAGGAATCCGTGCAACTCGACACCGGAGTGATTCGGTCCGGTGAGGCAACCGCCGCGCAGACAACAGCCGGGGATGCCGAAGTAGCGCCCGTATTCCTGGACGAGAATGTCGGCGGCGACTTTCGACGCTCCGAAGAGCGAATGCTTGGACTGGTCGATGGAAAAATCCTCGGCAATGCCGTCGGCGTAGGCGGGATCGTCGTAATCCCACCGTGTATCCAGTTCGCGGAGTTTGATCGTGTTCGGCCGGTCGCCGTAAACCTTGTTGGTGGACATGTGGACGAACGGCGAGGTCGGGCAGGCCCGGCGCACGGCTTCGAGGAGATTGAGCGTGCCGACCGCATTGGTGTCGAAATCGTCGAATGGGATGGCGGCGGCCCTGTCGTGGCTGGGTTGCGCGGCCGTATGAACGATGGCATCGGGTGCCACCAGCGCCAAAAGTTCGAGCACGCCGGCGCGGTTCCGGATGTCGAGTTCGTGATGATGGAAGTTCGCGATGAGCTTGGCCAGGCGTTCCTGGTTCCAGCGCGTGTCCCCCTGCGGACCGAAGAAGACCGCACGCTGGTTGTTGTCCACGCCGTGGATCTCCCAACCGAGACCGGCGAAGTGAAGGCACACCTCGGAACCAATGAGGCCTGAGGAACCGGTGACCAGGAGTTTCTTCATGTTGGAGATAGGGAAGGCACGAACTTGTCAACAAACATCAAAAACGGCCGGTGATCAATCCGCAACGCCGGCGCACGCCGCGCAAGGTTGGACGAAGGCGGGGAGCCGCAGTAAGGTGAGAAATTATGGTCCCTTTTCCGAATCCTCTGCACCCGGCCGTTGTCCACTTTCCCATTGCTTTCGTTCTGCTCGGAGCCGGGTTGGCGGTGCTGGCGGTGCTCCTCCGGCGTTGGAATCTTCCTTTGATGGTGGCCATTCTGCTCGTGTGCGGCGCCGCAGGAGCAGTCGTGGCGACATCAACCGGCGAGGAAGAGGCCGAACGTCTCCACGAGATCTCGGCCGCCGGAGAAGAGGTCCTCGAAGAGCATGAGGACTGGGGTGAACTGACGAGAAACATCGCCGTGGTTGCCGCGCTGCTGGCGGTGGCGGCGGCTTTCGCGGCCAACAAACGCGTTGCGGGAATCGTCCTCTCGGCGCTCACGGCGGCGGCTGCCTTGGCGGCCGCTTACTCCGTGGTTCAAACCGGCCATTATGGAGGGGAACTGGTTTATCGCCACGGCGCGGGAGTGCGCGCCGCTGCGGACGGCGCACCCTCAGAAACAGCCGTCTCGCCATCCTCCAGCCACGAGGAGAAAAAGAACGAAGAGCACGGCGACTGAGGCCGCACCCGGCTTCAGCCGGCCCACCCGAGCAAACGCCGCTCGCGGATAATCTGCGCCACCTCGGGCGGAACGCACTTTTCCCATGCCGGGTCACCGGCCCGCAGCTTGGCCAGAACATCCGGGGACTTGATGCCGAGAATGTCCTCGCGGTAACGGCTCACGGGGACAATGAAGTCATTCTCGCGCAGGTAGGCGTAGAGGTGGCGCAGCTTGGGATCGACGCGGAGATTGTCGGCCGTGATGACTTTTCCGTCGGGACCCGACCGCGGGTAGGCGTAGAGACGCACGTTGGTTTTGAAAAGCCGTCCGAGTCCCTCGAGGATACCCCCTTCGAGTCCGATGTAATATTTTTCGAGGAAAATTTCCTCCAGGGCCGGAACACCCAAGGCCAAGCCGATGGCCTCGTTGGTGTAGCGGGCGATGTAATCGACGAGGCGAAAGTATTCGCCGAAATTGGAAACGAGCACCGTCTGGCCCAGGGCACCGAGGATGTCGGTGCGGTCGAGAAAATCGCGCGGGTCGAGTTCGCCCGCACTGAGAAGATTCTGCATGGTGATTTCCGCCAGCGTGAGGAATCCGCGGGGGGCTTCCTTCTCGCGCGGGGCAAACTCTTCGCAGGCGCGGCTGAGCATCTCGTGCGTGACGAGCGTGACGGGACGGAAACTCCCGCGCTCCACGAGGACGGCGCGCTTGTAAAGCTCCTCGGACGGCTGGAGCACTTCGCCATCCGGGCGGAACATGGCTGCGCGCCCGAGACCCTGCGCGACGAGTTGCAGGCTCATGAGGCGATTGTCCACGCCGGAGAAGTCCGGACCGCTGAACCGTATCATGTCCACCTCGATACGCTTCGACGTCAGGTCGTCGAGGAGAGTGGCGATGAGCTTCTCCGGTTCGCGGTGGTGGCGGAAAGCCCCGTAAATCAAGTTGACCCCCATGATCCCGAGAGCCTCCTGCTGCGCGATGTTCTCCGCATCGAGCATACGCACGTGGATGATGATCTCGTTGACCGGACCGCGCGGAACACTCTGGAAGCGGATGCCCATCCAGCCGTGGGACTCGCTGTGGCTGTGGTAACTGCGGGCCGCCACGGTGTCCGCGAAGACAAAAAAAGTTTTTTCCGCCCCGATTTTCGCGTCGAGCCGCTCGCGCAACAGCTCGAATTCGTGGTCGAGCATACCCCAAAGACGCTGGCGGCTGACATAGCGCTCGACCGGTCCGTAGATGGCATCGCTGAAAGTCATGTCGTAAGCCGACATGGTCTTCGCCACGGTGCCGGCGGCCGCCCCGACATAGAAGAAACGCCGCGCGACTTCCTGGCCGGCACCGATCTCGGCGAAAGTCCCGTAAACGCGCGGGTCGAGATTGAGTTCGAGCGCCTTCTGGTTGACCTGCTGGTTGAAAGTGTCCGATGACATGAGCGCGATACTTTGCGGTCCGGCGATTCGCGCGGCAACGGCAAAACCGCGCCGGGTCATATGGCGCTCGAAATCAGGCACGGATAATGCAGACTGGCGCGGATGGGATGGGAACACCGCAACGGGGAGGAAGCGCCTTGAGCCGCACGGCCGACGCGACAAGGGCCGCAGCTCTGGCTTCCATCACCGGATGGGATCCCGTCGCCCGCCGACGCGCATTTCTCTCGGTGTGCCTCGCACCAGCACTGGTGTTTCTCGCCCTGGCGATGGTGTATCCGCTTTTCTACAACGTGCTGCTTTCGTTCTCGGACGCGGAAAACGGCCGCATCCGCGAATGGCACTACGTCGGTCTCCGGCAATACGCGCTGGTTTTTCTCGAGCCGGGGTTCTGGTTCACCTTTTGCCGCACCGTGGTATGGACCGTGGTGAGCACGGGACTCCAGGCGGTGATCGGCGTCTTTCTCGCCATCATTCTGAACCAGCATTTCGTGCGCGGGCGGTCCGCGTGGCGGGCGTTGCTGCTTCTGCCGTGGGCCATGCCGCAATACATCACGGCGCTTACTTGGCAAGGCATGTTCCATGGCCACCAAGGCACGGTGAATTCGTTCCTCGGTGCGGCATTCGGTCTTCCGCCGGTCGAATGGCTCACGCACCCGTTCGCCGCTTTCACCGCGGCGATCGCCGTCAATGTCTGGATGGGTTACCCGTTTCTCATGATCGCGGCGTTCGCCGGCCTGCGGGCGGTTCCTCCGTCGATCTACGAATCGGCGATGCTCGAGGGAGCGACGCCGTGGCAGCAGTTCACGAACCTGACTTTGCCGCTGCTGCGTTCCGTGATGCTTCCGGCCACGGTCATAGCGATCATCTGGAATTTCAACAGCCTGAACGTCGTGTGGCTCTTCACCAACGGCGGCGAACCGGCCGACTCCACGCACATCCTTGTCTCGTATGTTTACAAGACAGCCTTCACTTACTACCGCTTCGGATGGTCGGCCGCGCTGTCGGTCGTCATTTTCGTCATCCTGTTTTTCTTCGTGCAGACATTCCTGAAGGTCAACCGGTGGCGCGGCTGATCTTTCAGCGCAGGAAGCACCAGCGCACGAGATCGGGGCCGGCGGCGATCCAGAGCAGGGCACCCGCGGCGAGATAAGGACCGAACGGGATGCGCCCGGCTTCCCCCAAACGACCGGCGGCGAGCAGGAGCACTCCGGCAAACGCGCCGATCACGGAGCCGGCACCGATGCTGAAGAGGGCGCCGGGCCAGCCGAGAAACGCGCCGAGCGTGAGCATGAATTTCACATCGCCGAATCCCATGGCTTCGCGCGGAACCACCACGGCCTCGGCCGCGCCCTTCCATCCGTGAGCACTCGCGTAATCAGCGAGCGCCCCTCCCCGTCTCACGCCCCGGACCCCGAGATGCCAAACCTCGCCGCCTTGCAGGTGAATCTCGAGAACATCCGTCGGGCGGTAAAAAAATTCTTCCAGCTCCCACTCTTCGGCCCCGAAGACGAGCCGCGGCGCGCCTTTGTTGAAGGAAATCTCGAACGGCTCGGCCGGCTCCAAAGCCACGCGTTTCCTGCCGAACGCCAGCTTGCCGAGTTCCACAACGGCGAGAAGGACGGCGAATCCGACAGCCGCCCCGAAGATCGACGCCCTGAGCCGTTCGTCCCACTCAAGCGCTCCTGGCTGAAGTCCGGGCACGACCATGCTCAAAACAACACCGGCAACCGCTCCACCCACGGTCAGGGAGTCGGGCAAGATCATGTGCTCCAGGTCGATGAAAGTCCCGGCGATGAGAATGGCCGCGAAAATCATGTAGGCGGCCGCCACCGGAGGCTCGAACCCGCGCCAGATCAGGACAAAAACAACCGCTGTAAGCAATTCGACCAGCGGGTAACGGAATGAAATTTTCGCCCCGCAAGACGAGCAGCGACCGCGGAGCAGCACCCAGCTGAGGACCGGGATGTTTTCGTGCCAAGGCAAGCTGCGGCCGCACGAGGGGCAGAAGGACCGGCGGGGAAAGGAAAGCCCGATGCCGCGAGGAAGGCGGTGGATGACGGCATTGAGAAAAGAGCCGACAACAAGCCCGAAAACAAAAACGGCCGCAGAAGCCAACGCGGGGTTCATTCCTTCGGCAACTTCTCCTCGGCCAACTCGCAGAGCACATGGAGAAGGAACTTCTGCGCTTCCTGGATGCGCGCGGTGTTGGGACCCTCGACGATCAATTCGATGTCGGCCGCGCCTTTGGTGAAGCCGCCATCGCGACCGAGCAGTGCGATGGTCACAAGCTTGCGCCGGCGCGCCTCCTCAATCGCGGCGAGAACATTGCGCGATTTGCCCGAGCTGGATATGGCGATCAGCACATCGCCGGGTTTGCCGAAGGCGTGCACCTGGCGCGAGAAGGCGTCGGTGAACTCGTAATCGTTGCCGATCGCGGTGAGCAGACCGCCATCGACCCCGAGGGCCAGCGCCGGATAAGGGCGGCGGTCGCCGCAAAACCGGCAGACGAACTCGGCTGCGATGTGGGCCGCATCGGACGAACTCCCGCCATTGCCGCAGAGCAGAAGTTTGCCGCCATTAGTGAGGGCAGAGAGGACAGCATCTGCCGCTCGCACCAGCGGCTTCTCGAGCGCGGACAGGGAACCGAACACGCCCAAAGCGTCGTCGAGGGAACGGCGGAACGGGCTCAAGCGTCCACCTCCGCGCAGAAAACGGGCACCGCAAAAAGAATGGAAAAATGACGCATCATCGTGGCGAGCATTCCGGCCGGCCCCGCGGTTAAGCAAGACAATTTGCGGCATCGCGGCCGTTTGACATCCGCGGTCAAACCTTCTTTGATGCTGCCATGTTTCCGCGTTTTGCGCTCGCGTTGGCGGCGCTGATCCTCGCCTCGTGCGCCGCGCCGCCGCGGCCGGTCGAGCTGGCGTCCGCACCCGTTCTTCCCCTCGCCCTCGACAGCGATTTCCAATTCCGCAAGATGAAGCGCTTCATCAACCAGCCCGCGACCTTCCAGCCGACGGAGAACGAAACGATCAACTTCGACCGCAAGCGCGTGAACCACGGCGCGCTCTCGGCCGACGAACGGCGGCAGCGCGAAGGCACCTACTTCGACTTTTTCTGGCGTGCGCGGCGGCCGGCAGACCTCACCGTGCGTTTCGAATACCGCCAAGCGAAGCTCGGCAATGCGGTGCGCGCGCAGGAAGTGTCATACGAACAGGCAAAGGGGACGGTGAAAACCTCGTTCGCGGTCACCGGCGACGATTTCCAGTGGGACGGACCGGTGACGGCATGGCGGTGCCTGCTGATCGAAAACAAACGCATCGTCGGGTTCACGCAATCGTATCTTTGGAAATGAAAGCGCTGCGGGGGGCGGCGCCATTGACTAGGCCGGGAATCGCGGGCTAACTGGAACCAACTTGAGCGCAGTTTCTCCAGTGCAGGTAGGGGTCGCCGGTTCGACGGTCTGGATCAAGGTCGATGGCCGCGGCACGTTCCAGAACAGCGCGGGCATGAAAGACTTCGCGGCGGAGATGACGCGGCGCGGCCACACGGAATTTATCGTGGACCTGAAAAACTGCGAACTGATGGATTCCACCTTCATGGGGACTCTCGCGGGCATCGCCCTGCGATTGGGAGACAAAGGCAAAGTTCGCATCATCCGCCCGAACGAACGCAACCGGGGCGTCCTGCGAAATCTCGGCCTTGACCGCATTATGCAGGTAGAGACCACGGATCCCGGACAACCCGGGAGCCCTGAGTGGCACGATGCGGAGGGGGAACAGCCGCGCGAAGCGAAGAAACAGGCGATCATCGAGGCCCACGAGAATCTCATGGCTGCCAACCCGGAAAACGCCGTGCGGTTCAAGGACGTGCTGGAATATCTCCGCGAGGGAAACCCGGGGGGAGAAAGCAGCCCTTGATGGGCGTCGGCCGCGCGCACTAACCTCCGACCGTCCCCGCTGGCGAGATGACGACCCTCCTTCTTGCAATTTTCATCGCGCTGTCGGCTGCGCTCGCCTGGCTCGTCGTCCGCCAGCGCCGCGCCCTTTTTGTCCTCGGCCGTGAATGGCGCGCTTTGCGCACCGAGGAGGACCAAGTCTTCGACTTTCTGCACGGCCTCGGGGAAGCTTTCGGTGGCCAGGCCAAACGCCGCGAGCTATACCGCCTCATTGTCGAGGGAGCCGTCCGTATTCTCGACGCCCACGGCGGCGCGCTCTACATCGCGGACAAATCGGGCGCCTTTCTCGCACCGGCCTACGTCAGCCGGGCCTGTCCTCCCCTTGTGCAGCTTCCGGCCCGGATCCGCGAGCAGGCCGCGGTGAATCCGGTGGCGCTCGAGAGCTATCTGCGCCTTCATCCGGTGCACCCGGGCGAGGGCGCGATCGGAAAAATCTGGAAAGAAGGCGGAACGCGCGCGTTCGATTTCGGCAGCGCGGAGTTGCAAGGCCTGGCCACCGAGGGCCAAGCACCGAGTTCCGCGCTCGTCGCGTGCCTCGCCTACCGCGACAAAGTCCTCGGTGTGCTGGCGGTGGTCAACGGGCCGATGTCCTCGGTGTTCGGCGCGGAGGAACTCGACGTGTTCAAAGCCATTGCCGAGCAGTCCGCTTTCGCGTTGTTCAGCGATGCGGTTTACCGGGAGGTCGGCGAGAAGAGGAAACTGGATAGCGACCTGGAAACCGCGCGGGAAATCCAGAGCGTTCTGCTTCCCGGCGAGCCGCCGCGAGTGGCAGGCTATGACTTGGCGGGATGCAACGTCCCGGCGCGCCATGTGAGCGGGGATTACTTCGATTACCTCGCCATCGACGAACACCGCTGGGGCATCGCCATCGCCGACGTCTCGGGCAAGGGCATCCCGGCCGCCCTGATCACCGGTATGTGCCGCAGCGTTCTCAGGGGAGCCATGCAAGGCTGCGCCTCTGCGGCGGAAGTCCTGCGCCGCGTGAACCGCCAACTCTACCCCGATGTGAAGGAGGACATGTTCGTCAGCCTGCTTTACATCATCATAGACACGCGCTCCGGGGACGTGACGCTCGCGCGGGCCGGACACGACCCGCCGCTGGTCTACCGCGCCGCCACGCGCGAGGTTTCCGCACTTGCCGCGCCCGGCATGGCCATGGGCGTTGACAGTGGTGATGTCTTCGATAGGGTCATAGCCGACGAAGTCGTGAAGCTGGAGCCCGGCGACGGAATCCTGCTCTACACCGACGGCGCAACCGAGGCGCTCGACGCCGCCGACACGGAATTCGGGACCGCGCGGCTGACGCAATCCCTGCAGGCCAACGCCCCGAAGGGAG is a window of Chthoniobacterales bacterium DNA encoding:
- the guaA gene encoding glutamine-hydrolyzing GMP synthase yields the protein MSSANSKIAILDFGSQYTQVIARRVRECRVYSEIFPHTVSAAELKRSGARGIIFSGGPASVYAKNAPRVDRAVYNLGLPILGICYGMQLLSRDLGGAVEPSTEREFGPGRLTINRKAGLFAGLPKVMDVWNSHGDKVTKLPRGFVVAGTTENSKAAAIADEKRKFYGLQFHPEVSHTPRGVEVIENFVLGVCGCAPDWTTGSFIERACADICEQVGEDRVVLGLSGGVDSSVAAALLHKAIGEQLTCIFVDNGLLRGGEREWVREIFGRHFHIDLRIIDASARFLGKLRKVTDPERKRKIIGTEFVRVFEQAAGSLAAKRRGRPYRYLAQGTLYPDVIESVPIGGNPASLIKSHHNVGGLPKRMKFKLVEPLRQLFKDEVREVGLQLGLPREIVHRHPFPGPGLAVRILGEVSRARVRVLQEADEIVQAEMVSSGWYDRVWQAFAVLLPVRSVGVMGDERTFENTVALRVVDSRDGMTADWVRLPYDLLARISGRIINEVRGVNRVCFDISSKPPATIEWE
- a CDS encoding DJ-1/PfpI family protein, which encodes MNKRVLALLADGVEELELVAPVDVLRRAGAEVVMAVVGDGIHVTGRNGIVLHGDARLTDVDAKSFDLLLIPGGAAVAALRQDGTAAQLAKNFVAEGKAVAAICAGPLVLEDAGLLEGKRFTAHFSAANELPGAQVGERVVEDGLVITSRGAGTALEFGLALVDRLFGEAREEEIARAIMS
- the glf gene encoding UDP-galactopyranose mutase — its product is MPIEVDVLIVGAGFSGLTIAERLATTRGKMCLVVEKRGHLGGNAYDKYDEAGVLIHAYGPHYFRTNAPRIVEYLGQFTGWHPVDYKILSFDDGRYWNFPINLNTFEQFLGRSSTSQEMEAWLAAHRVPIENPSNSEEVIVSQVGRELYAKFFEGYTLKQWRRHPRDLDASVCGRIPVRTNRDDRYLREDFQALPKDGYTKMFERMAVACADKVQILLGTDFRDILPQVAFKHLVYTGPIDEYFDFCFGPLPYRSLRFESESFTPDRLKDREAIAGKPGFWQPAMQVNYPNSEDFTRIVEIKHATGQQCPNTTIVREYPEDYGPGKEAYYPVPAPDSAALYRKYKELADCGHSPLGLRHAKTSVSFIGRLATYRYYNMDQVVGMALAEARRLESVI
- a CDS encoding NAD-dependent epimerase/dehydratase family protein encodes the protein MKKLLVTGSSGLIGSEVCLHFAGLGWEIHGVDNNQRAVFFGPQGDTRWNQERLAKLIANFHHHELDIRNRAGVLELLALVAPDAIVHTAAQPSHDRAAAIPFDDFDTNAVGTLNLLEAVRRACPTSPFVHMSTNKVYGDRPNTIKLRELDTRWDYDDPAYADGIAEDFSIDQSKHSLFGASKVAADILVQEYGRYFGIPGCCLRGGCLTGPNHSGVELHGFLSYLVKCNLEGREYKVYGYKGKQVRDNIHSHDVARFIEEFLKAPRVAEVYNIGGGRDNSCSILEAFAMTEKFTGKKQAYTYIDENRIGDHICYISNLAKMRRHYPAWDITVSLEETVRQIVEAWRQRAA
- a CDS encoding TonB-dependent receptor: MSSDTFNQQVNQKALELNLDPRVYGTFAEIGAGQEVARRFFYVGAAAGTVAKTMSAYDMTFSDAIYGPVERYVSRQRLWGMLDHEFELLRERLDAKIGAEKTFFVFADTVAARSYHSHSESHGWMGIRFQSVPRGPVNEIIIHVRMLDAENIAQQEALGIMGVNLIYGAFRHHREPEKLIATLLDDLTSKRIEVDMIRFSGPDFSGVDNRLMSLQLVAQGLGRAAMFRPDGEVLQPSEELYKRAVLVERGSFRPVTLVTHEMLSRACEEFAPREKEAPRGFLTLAEITMQNLLSAGELDPRDFLDRTDILGALGQTVLVSNFGEYFRLVDYIARYTNEAIGLALGVPALEEIFLEKYYIGLEGGILEGLGRLFKTNVRLYAYPRSGPDGKVITADNLRVDPKLRHLYAYLRENDFIVPVSRYREDILGIKSPDVLAKLRAGDPAWEKCVPPEVAQIIRERRLLGWAG
- a CDS encoding sugar ABC transporter permease, which gives rise to MQTGADGMGTPQRGGSALSRTADATRAAALASITGWDPVARRRAFLSVCLAPALVFLALAMVYPLFYNVLLSFSDAENGRIREWHYVGLRQYALVFLEPGFWFTFCRTVVWTVVSTGLQAVIGVFLAIILNQHFVRGRSAWRALLLLPWAMPQYITALTWQGMFHGHQGTVNSFLGAAFGLPPVEWLTHPFAAFTAAIAVNVWMGYPFLMIAAFAGLRAVPPSIYESAMLEGATPWQQFTNLTLPLLRSVMLPATVIAIIWNFNSLNVVWLFTNGGEPADSTHILVSYVYKTAFTYYRFGWSAALSVVIFVILFFFVQTFLKVNRWRG
- a CDS encoding prepilin peptidase encodes the protein MNPALASAAVFVFGLVVGSFLNAVIHRLPRGIGLSFPRRSFCPSCGRSLPWHENIPVLSWVLLRGRCSSCGAKISFRYPLVELLTAVVFVLIWRGFEPPVAAAYMIFAAILIAGTFIDLEHMILPDSLTVGGAVAGVVLSMVVPGLQPGALEWDERLRASIFGAAVGFAVLLAVVELGKLAFGRKRVALEPAEPFEISFNKGAPRLVFGAEEWELEEFFYRPTDVLEIHLQGGEVWHLGVRGVRRGGALADYASAHGWKGAAEAVVVPREAMGFGDVKFMLTLGAFLGWPGALFSIGAGSVIGAFAGVLLLAAGRLGEAGRIPFGPYLAAGALLWIAAGPDLVRWCFLR
- a CDS encoding SIS domain-containing protein; its protein translation is MPQIVLLNRGAGRNARHDDASFFHSFCGARFLRGGGRLSPFRRSLDDALGVFGSLSALEKPLVRAADAVLSALTNGGKLLLCGNGGSSSDAAHIAAEFVCRFCGDRRPYPALALGVDGGLLTAIGNDYEFTDAFSRQVHAFGKPGDVLIAISSSGKSRNVLAAIEEARRRKLVTIALLGRDGGFTKGAADIELIVEGPNTARIQEAQKFLLHVLCELAEEKLPKE
- a CDS encoding STAS domain-containing protein, encoding MSAVSPVQVGVAGSTVWIKVDGRGTFQNSAGMKDFAAEMTRRGHTEFIVDLKNCELMDSTFMGTLAGIALRLGDKGKVRIIRPNERNRGVLRNLGLDRIMQVETTDPGQPGSPEWHDAEGEQPREAKKQAIIEAHENLMAANPENAVRFKDVLEYLREGNPGGESSP
- a CDS encoding GAF domain-containing protein, whose protein sequence is MTTLLLAIFIALSAALAWLVVRQRRALFVLGREWRALRTEEDQVFDFLHGLGEAFGGQAKRRELYRLIVEGAVRILDAHGGALYIADKSGAFLAPAYVSRACPPLVQLPARIREQAAVNPVALESYLRLHPVHPGEGAIGKIWKEGGTRAFDFGSAELQGLATEGQAPSSALVACLAYRDKVLGVLAVVNGPMSSVFGAEELDVFKAIAEQSAFALFSDAVYREVGEKRKLDSDLETAREIQSVLLPGEPPRVAGYDLAGCNVPARHVSGDYFDYLAIDEHRWGIAIADVSGKGIPAALITGMCRSVLRGAMQGCASAAEVLRRVNRQLYPDVKEDMFVSLLYIIIDTRSGDVTLARAGHDPPLVYRAATREVSALAAPGMAMGVDSGDVFDRVIADEVVKLEPGDGILLYTDGATEALDAADTEFGTARLTQSLQANAPKGAVATVRNIAHELAEFAGDAPQHDDITLIFIRKT